The following proteins are co-located in the Barnesiella propionica genome:
- a CDS encoding PDDEXK nuclease domain-containing protein has product MEQQVIPSDYTQYAEAVEIIKHAIERCRYRSAAAVNKETLSLYFGVGKFVSENSRIGCWGTKALPTISKLLQRELPGLHGFSESGLKRMRSFYEEWRTFLIRPTVLGELENHSSEKGTALIHPTALGELDIDEHLLLQLIGQPVNTEFTWDDFVKISFSHHIEILTRSKDIAERLFYIHCAAQNAWSLSSLKNYLKEDIYSNRGSLPSNFLQVLPEAIYAVKATLAFKDEYMLEMVNLENVGEREQDWNEKVIENQIVTNIKQFILRFGNDFTFIDSQHRLIVAGEEMFADLVFFNRELNASVIVELKRGKFRPNYLGQLSGYLTVYDMTDKKPHENPSIGIVLCQDANRQFVEIMVRDYDKPMGVATYRTAQEMPENLRKTLPDIDKLQNLLSENDSKSETVR; this is encoded by the coding sequence ATGGAACAACAAGTTATCCCATCGGATTATACACAATATGCAGAGGCAGTAGAGATAATCAAACATGCCATCGAACGCTGCCGGTATAGAAGTGCGGCTGCGGTCAACAAAGAAACTCTCTCGTTGTATTTTGGAGTGGGGAAATTCGTGTCTGAAAATTCCCGCATCGGCTGTTGGGGTACTAAAGCATTGCCTACCATATCAAAGCTCCTTCAACGGGAGTTGCCCGGTCTGCACGGCTTTTCTGAATCGGGGTTGAAACGGATGCGCTCATTCTATGAGGAATGGAGGACGTTTTTAATTCGTCCAACAGTGTTGGGCGAATTGGAAAACCATTCGTCGGAAAAGGGTACGGCTTTAATTCATCCAACAGCGTTGGGCGAATTGGATATTGACGAGCATCTACTGCTGCAACTTATCGGGCAACCGGTCAATACCGAATTTACCTGGGACGATTTTGTCAAGATTAGCTTTTCACATCATATTGAAATCCTGACTCGTTCAAAAGACATCGCAGAACGATTGTTCTATATCCATTGTGCCGCTCAAAATGCGTGGTCGCTATCCTCTCTCAAAAATTACTTGAAAGAAGACATCTATTCAAATCGCGGATCTTTGCCGAGCAACTTCCTTCAAGTGCTGCCCGAAGCCATTTATGCCGTAAAAGCGACATTGGCGTTCAAGGATGAGTATATGCTCGAAATGGTTAATCTGGAGAATGTGGGAGAACGCGAACAGGACTGGAACGAAAAGGTCATCGAAAACCAAATCGTAACCAATATCAAGCAGTTCATTCTCCGTTTTGGAAACGACTTCACTTTTATCGACAGTCAGCATCGCCTGATAGTTGCCGGAGAGGAAATGTTTGCTGACCTTGTATTCTTCAACAGAGAACTGAATGCCAGCGTAATCGTGGAATTGAAACGGGGCAAGTTCCGCCCGAATTATCTCGGACAGCTTAGCGGTTATCTGACTGTATATGATATGACCGACAAGAAACCGCACGAGAACCCTTCAATCGGTATTGTCCTATGTCAGGATGCCAACCGCCAATTTGTCGAAATCATGGTGCGCGACTATGATAAGCCTATGGGCGTGGCGACATACCGCACAGCCCAAGAAATGCCGGAAAATTTGCGCAAGACTCTACCGGACATCGACAAATTACAAAATCTGCTGTCGGAAAACGATTCCAAATCGGAAACTGTCAGATGA
- a CDS encoding Fic family protein — protein sequence MEFCVEPQSLSDILQHLGLKDRENLMEVYINPMIGAGVLEMTEPDNPTSRNQMYVTVKVEQEFQK from the coding sequence TTGGAGTTCTGTGTTGAGCCGCAATCCCTATCTGATATTTTGCAACATTTAGGATTGAAAGATAGGGAAAATCTTATGGAGGTCTATATCAATCCGATGATTGGTGCAGGGGTATTGGAAATGACGGAGCCGGACAATCCCACAAGCCGTAACCAGATGTATGTAACGGTAAAAGTGGAACAAGAATTTCAAAAGTAA
- a CDS encoding ParB/RepB/Spo0J family partition protein, which translates to MATTAVQAVEKNITSVALADIQPSNYNPRKNFDETSLAELAESIRQQGVLQPIGVRPIADNRFEIVFGERRYRASLMAELAEIPAIVMEISDETAEEMAITENLQRKDVTPIEEANAYQKLIDSGRHDVQSLTVQFGKTEAYIRTRLKFVSLIPEIALLLEQDEITISVASEICRYGEEIQREVYDQHLKEGVQYNSWRGMKASEVAQSIERQYTADLNRYSFDKTLCLSCPHNTNNMMLFCEGGCGNCANRACLVEMNTSHLTEKAMRLMEQHPAVPLCHESYNYNEAVIDRLTAMGYEVESLKTYATKYPESPQAPQKEDYDTTEEYEDAEKDYGQELNGYTEKCEAIRTRSEAGEISLYLRIESNDITLCYVANTATTVNGTATEMPLSPIEKLEKQDKRNKEIALEKTVEDTKKRILEVDMSERKFGQDEEKMVYFFLLSSLRKEHFNEVGIEDKGSYYYLTSEDKMRIIENLTAKQKAVIRRDYLIANFKDAFGNNATASLLLGFAQKHMPEELANIQDGYNEVYEKRHQRIKEKKAALQEQATQEAEQPDEPQPEAEAQTEPQTEEIAA; encoded by the coding sequence ATGGCAACAACAGCAGTTCAAGCAGTAGAGAAGAACATCACATCGGTAGCATTGGCAGACATTCAGCCGAGTAACTACAACCCACGTAAGAACTTTGACGAGACAAGCCTTGCGGAACTTGCCGAGAGCATCCGTCAGCAGGGAGTGCTTCAGCCTATCGGTGTGCGCCCTATTGCGGACAACCGTTTCGAGATTGTATTCGGAGAACGCAGATACCGTGCTTCCCTCATGGCTGAATTGGCGGAAATTCCGGCTATCGTCATGGAAATTTCAGACGAGACAGCCGAGGAAATGGCGATTACCGAGAACCTGCAGCGTAAGGATGTGACCCCGATTGAGGAAGCCAACGCCTACCAAAAGCTCATAGACAGCGGTCGCCACGATGTACAGTCCTTGACCGTGCAGTTCGGCAAGACGGAGGCATATATCCGTACACGACTTAAATTCGTTTCCTTGATACCCGAAATCGCTTTGCTGTTGGAGCAGGACGAAATCACAATCAGCGTGGCAAGTGAAATCTGCCGTTATGGGGAAGAGATACAGCGTGAGGTGTACGACCAACATCTGAAAGAGGGGGTGCAGTACAATAGTTGGCGAGGCATGAAAGCTTCCGAGGTGGCACAAAGCATCGAACGGCAATACACCGCAGACCTCAATCGCTATTCATTCGACAAAACCCTTTGTCTTTCATGCCCTCACAATACCAATAATATGATGTTGTTCTGTGAGGGTGGTTGCGGAAATTGCGCCAACCGCGCTTGCTTGGTGGAAATGAACACATCGCACCTTACCGAAAAGGCTATGCGGCTCATGGAACAGCACCCTGCCGTTCCCCTCTGCCACGAAAGCTACAATTACAATGAAGCTGTCATCGACCGACTTACCGCTATGGGCTACGAAGTGGAAAGCCTTAAAACCTATGCAACGAAATACCCCGAAAGCCCCCAAGCACCTCAAAAAGAGGATTATGATACCACCGAGGAATACGAGGATGCAGAAAAGGATTACGGGCAGGAATTGAACGGTTACACCGAAAAATGCGAAGCAATCCGCACCCGAAGCGAAGCAGGAGAAATCTCCCTCTATCTCCGTATTGAGAGCAACGACATTACACTGTGCTATGTTGCAAATACCGCTACCACCGTAAACGGTACAGCAACCGAAATGCCGCTTTCACCTATCGAGAAGTTGGAAAAGCAGGACAAACGCAACAAGGAGATTGCCCTCGAAAAGACCGTTGAAGACACCAAAAAGCGGATTTTAGAGGTCGATATGTCAGAGCGCAAATTTGGACAGGACGAGGAGAAAATGGTGTATTTCTTCCTGCTCTCCTCACTCCGCAAAGAGCATTTCAATGAGGTGGGAATTGAAGATAAAGGTTCTTATTACTACCTTACGAGCGAGGACAAAATGCGCATCATCGAGAACCTTACCGCCAAGCAGAAAGCCGTTATCCGCAGGGATTATCTGATTGCCAATTTCAAGGACGCATTCGGTAACAACGCCACAGCCTCCCTGTTGCTTGGCTTCGCCCAAAAGCATATGCCCGAAGAACTTGCCAATATCCAAGACGGATATAATGAAGTGTACGAAAAGCGGCACCAACGCATTAAGGAAAAAAAAGCCGCTTTGCAGGAACAAGCCACGCAGGAAGCGGAACAACCCGATGAACCGCAACCCGAAGCGGAAGCACAGACCGAACCGCAAACGGAAGAAATAGCTGCCTGA
- a CDS encoding ParA family protein — translation MTKIIAVLNHKGGVGKTTTTINLAAALQQKKKRVLLIDMDGQANLTESCGLSIEEERTVYGAMKGEYTLPVFELENGLSVVPSCLDLSATESELINEPGRELILKGLIAKLLETRKFDYILIDCPPSLGLLTLNALTSADFLIIPVQAQFLAMRGMAKITNVVGIVKERLNPNLNIGGIVITQFDKRKTLNKSVAELISESFCDKVFKTVIRDNVSLAEAPIKGMNIFEYNKNSNGAKDYMELAKEVLKLK, via the coding sequence ATGACAAAAATAATCGCAGTTTTGAACCACAAGGGCGGTGTCGGAAAGACAACTACCACCATCAATCTTGCTGCCGCATTGCAGCAGAAGAAAAAGCGTGTACTGCTCATCGACATGGACGGTCAGGCAAACCTCACGGAATCCTGCGGTCTCTCCATCGAAGAGGAACGGACGGTGTACGGAGCGATGAAAGGCGAATATACCTTACCGGTATTCGAGTTGGAAAACGGTCTTTCCGTTGTACCGTCCTGCCTCGATTTGTCGGCGACAGAATCCGAGCTTATCAACGAGCCGGGGCGGGAATTAATACTAAAAGGGCTGATTGCAAAATTGCTTGAAACCCGTAAATTCGACTATATCCTGATTGACTGTCCGCCCTCGCTGGGTTTGCTGACACTGAACGCCCTCACATCGGCGGATTTCCTGATTATCCCGGTACAGGCGCAGTTCCTCGCCATGCGCGGAATGGCAAAGATTACAAATGTGGTCGGGATTGTCAAGGAACGTTTGAACCCAAACCTAAATATCGGCGGCATTGTCATCACCCAGTTTGACAAGCGCAAGACGCTCAACAAAAGTGTGGCGGAACTAATCAGCGAATCGTTCTGCGACAAGGTATTCAAGACCGTCATCCGGGACAATGTATCATTGGCCGAAGCTCCGATAAAAGGCATGAATATCTTTGAGTATAACAAGAACAGCAACGGGGCAAAGGACTACATGGAGTTAGCAAAAGAAGTGTTGAAATTAAAATAA